GACCGCGCACAAGCTCGTGATGCAGCAGCGGCGTGCGGGCGGCCAGTCGCAACACTCCGAACTGCTGACGCTCGCGCCGAAATCGGACCGCATCCAGAATGCGCTGAACTATGCGCGGCAGAACCTGAAGCGCGCGTTGACCGTCGAGGAACTGGCCGACGCCGTCCATCTGAGCCCGCGTCAGTTCAGCCGCGTGTTCACGCTCGAAACCGGCCAGTCGCCGGCCAAGGCGATCGAGCGGCTGCGGCTCGAGGCCGCGCGGCTGATGATCGAGCGCAGCCGGCATTCGCTCGACGTGATCGCGAAGGAGAACGGGTTTCGCGACCGTCGGCATCTGCGCGACGCATTCGTGCGCAGCTTCGGCCTGCCGCCGCAGGCCGTGCGTCGCGACGCGCGCGCCGGCCTGGCGGCGGACGGAGAGGGTGCCGCATAGCGTGCGCCGCGGATCATCGCGCGACTATCGCATGACTATTTCGTGACGAACGGCGCCGCGGCGTCGGGCGCGCTGCGCGCATGCCGGCGCTGGCGCAGCAGCGCGACGCGGCAATTCTCGCGCGCCGTTTCGCGGCCGTCGTCGTCGAGCAGCACCAGATCGCCGCGCATCACGTTGAGCGTGATCACGTCGTCGCCCGGCGCGCCGAGCGTTTCGGGCGTATGCACGGACCCGGCCGGCTCGAGCACCGTCGAGCCCGCCTGCGCGACCCAGTCGTATTCGCGGTACCGCCATGCGCCGCGCAGCGTATAGACGAACACCTGGCCGTCATGACGGTGGCGCGGCAGCGCGCGGCCGGCCGGCATCTTCAGCAGTGCCGTCAACGTGTCCTGCGCCGCATCGATATGCAGATACTTGATCGCGAGGCCGGGCAGCGCGTCGCTCATCGGCAGCCACGGCAGCGCGTCGTCGGGCAGGCACGAGATCGGCGGAAGGTCGGTCGGGAGCGGGGCGCGAGGCTGCGTCATGGTGCGGGACGGCATGGGAACGAAGAGCCGGCATTATCGCAGAGCGCGATGCGCGGGCCGAGGATCGTCGCGTGCCTGCGGCCGGCGTGCGGATATATACAGATAAACTGTACAGTTTCACTGCCGGTGTGCTAGCGTACGCCAATGAACCCGCGCGCCTTCCCTCCCGACACGCCTGACACGCCCGATCCGGCCACGCTCGCCGGCGAACTCCGCATCTCGGTCGGCAAGCTGATGCGGCGCATGCGGGAACAGACCCACGCGAACGACCTGACTTCGTCGCAGAAATCGGTACTGCTGCGGCTCGATCGCGACGGCCCCGCGACGGTGTCCGCGCTCGCGCGCGCGGAGAGCGTGCGGCCGCAGTCGATGCGCGTAACGGTCGCCGCGCTCGAAGCGATCGGCGCGGTCAGCGGCGCACCCGATCCGGCCGACGGCCGGCAGACGCTGATTGCGCTGACGCCGGCGTTCCGCCGGACGCTGCAGGCGAACCGCGCAGCCAAGGACGACTGGCTGTTGCGCGCGCTGCAGGCGCAGCTGTCCGGGCAGGAACGCGCCGAGCTCGCATCGACCGTGAGGCTGCTGCAGCGGCTCGCCGAGTTCGGCGAGCCCGGGCGCCGATGAGCGGCGCCGGCGCGTGCCGCGGGAGGCAACGATGAACGAACGGTTCGGGCACCAGGGGCACCAGGAAACATCGACGATGGGCCGCCGCAGGCCGCGTCGCCGCCTGCGGCGGGAGCGGTCATGAGTGTGCCGTCGACGGGCGTGTTCCGGTCGCTGCGCAGTTTCAACTACCGCGTATGGGCGGCCGGCGCGCTGGTGTCGAACGTCGGCACGTGGATTCAGCGCACGGCACAGGACTGGCTCGTGCTCACGCAGCTGACGCATCACGATGCGTCCGCGGTCGGGATCGTGATGTCGCTGCAGTTCGGGCCGCAACTGCTGATGCTGCCGTGGACGGGCTACGCGGCCGACCGCTTCAACCAGCGCCGGCTGCTGATGACGACGCAGGCGCTGATGGGCGCGCTCGCGCTGGCGCTCGGCGTGCTGACCGTGACGGGCGTCGTGCGGCTGTGGCACGTCTATCTGTTCGCGTTCCTGTTCGGCTGCACGTCGGCCTTCGATGCGCCGGTGCGGCAGACCTTCGTCGCCGAACTGGTCGGCGACCGCGAGCTCGCGAACGCGGTCGCGCTGAATTCGACGTCGTTCAACGCGGCGAGGATGATCGGGCCGGCCGCGGCGGGCTTCATCATCGCGTGGGTCGGCACCGGCTGGGCGTTCCTGACGAACGGGATCAGCTTCGTCGCGGTGCTTGCGTCGCTATCGCTGCTGCGTACCGGCGAACTGCGCGAGAGCGCGCGCGCCGTGCATTCGCGCGGCAGCCTGCTCGAAGGCTTTCGCTACGTATGGGCGCGCGCGGACCTGAAGGCGACGCTCGTGATGCTGTTCCTGATCGGGACGTTCGGCCTCAATTTCCCGCTGTTCATCTCGACGATGGCGGCCGGCGTGTTTCACGTCGATGCGCGCGGGTACGGGATTCTGTCGTCGATGATGGCGGTCGGCACGATTTCCGGCGCGCTGCTGGCCGCGCGCCGCGACCGGCCGCGGTTCCGGCACTTGTGGGCGGGCGCCGCGCTGTTCGGCGTCGGCTGCACGCTGGCGGCGCTCGCGCCCGGCTACTGGCTGTTCGCGGCGGCGCTCGTGCTGACCGGGATCGCGGCGATGACCTTCACGAACTCGACGAACGCGCTGATGCAACTGTCGACCGAGCCCGCGATGCGCGGGCGCGTGATGGCGCTGCGGCTGGCCGTCGCGTTCGGCGGCACGCCGATCGGCGCGCCGGTCGCCGGTTGGGTGGCGAATCACCTCGGCCCGCGCTGGGCGCTCGGCGTCGGCGCGGCGTCGGGTTTCGCGGCGGCAGGCGTCGCACTCTATTTCCTCATGCAACTGCGCGCGCAGCGGCGCAGCGGCGGCGTGCGCGACGACCGCGCGTGACCGTTCGCGGACCGCGCACGTCGAGCCGGCCGGCGCGCGCCGCTACGACGCGCTGCCGCGCGGCTCCCCGCGCGGCGCCGCGTGCGCGGCTTCGAGGCACGACTGGAACAGCAGCGCGGCGCGCGACGGCCGCGGCGAGCGCCGCAGCAGGCTGACGAAGCGGCACAGGTAATTGAAGCGATGCGGCGCGACCGGCTGCATCAGCCCCTTTTTCTCGAAGCTTTCCGCGTAGTGGTCGGGCAGGAAGCCGAGATAGCGCCCCGACAGAATCAACGTCGCGATCGATTCCTGGTCGGACGCGGTCGCGCTGCGCGTGAGCTTCGCGCGATGGCTGAGCTCCATGTTCGGCGAATGGAAGCCGAGCCCGGCAAACGCGTGGTTGCGGATCGTCGTCCAGGTCAGCTTGCCGTGCGGCGCATCGAACAGCGGATGCTGACGGCCGCAGTACAGCAGCATCCGTTCGTCGAACAGTTCCGAATAGACGAGGCTGCCCGAGCTGCGGTGGGCGGGGATGATCCCGACCTGATAACTGCCGTCGATGATCCCGCGTTCGACCTCGTTGATCGACGCGACGTGCAGGTTCAGCGCGACGTCGGGCGCCTCGTCCGCGAACTGGCGGATCGCGTCGCCGAGCCGCGCGCTCGGATTCGTCGCGGTCTTGTCGAACACCGCGACGTGCAGTTCGCCGCCCATCCGGTCGTGAATGCCGTCGATCCGGCTGCGAAACGCCTCCATCGACGCGAGCAGCCGCAGCGTCTCCTCGTAGACGGTCTGGCCTTCGGGCGTCAGCGTGAAGCCGGCGCGGCCCCGCCGGCACAGCACGAGCCCGAGCCGCGTCTCGAGATCCTTCACGTGCCGGCTGATCGTCGAGATGCCGATATTCAGTTCCAGTTCGGCCGCCGCCATTCCGCCGCACTGGACGACGCCCTTGAAGACCCGCAGCAGCCGCAGATCCATGTCGCTGAGCTGCCCGAGCAGCGCGCGGCTCTTCGGTTTCTTTGCTTGCATAGTTGCGCAAGTGAACATTGATATTGCGATATTCAAAAGACTAATTGGCGTCCCGACAATGCGCAACATCATCACGAGGAGGAGGGGCGCGCCGCGCCGACCGACATGACCGACACCATCACCGCTCCGCAACAGGAACAGACGCCCGTGCGCACCGACGCCGCCTGGCTCGACGCGCACTGGATGCCGTTTACGGCGAACCGCCAGTTCAAGTCCGACCCGCGCATGATCGTCTCCGGCAAGGGCGCGTACTACACCGACGCCGAAGGCCGCAAGATCTTCGACGGGCTGTCCGGCCTCTGGTGTACGGGCCTCGGTCATGGCCGCGGCGAAATCGTCGAAGCGGTGAGCCGCCAGGTCGCGCAGCTCGACTACGCGCCGGCATTCCAGTTCGGCCATCCGAAGTCGTTCGAGCTCGCGAACCGGATCAAGGAACTGACGCCGGCAGGTCTCGACTACGTGTTCTTCACGGGCTCGGGCTCGGAAGCGGCCGACACGTCGCTGAAGATGGCGCGCGCGTACTGGCGCGCGAAGGGCAAGGGCACGAAGACGCGGCTGATCGGCCGCGAGAAGGGCTATCACGGCGTGAACTTCGGCGGCATCTCGGTCGGCGGCATCGGGCCGAACCGCAAGCTGTTCGGCCAAGGACTCGACGCCGATTTCCTGCCGCATACGCAGCTGGCCGAAAACAAGTTCTCGCGCGGCATGCCCGAGCGCGGCGCGGAACTCGCCGATCGCCTGCTCGATCTGATCGCGCTGCACGACGCGTCGAACATCGCCGCCGTGATCGTCGAGCCGTTCGCGGGCTCGGCCGGCGTGATCATCCCGCCGCAAGGCTACCTGCAGCGGCTGCGCGAGATCTGCACCGCGCACGACATCCTGCTGATCTTCGACGAAGTCATCACGGGCTTCGGCCGCGCGGGCGCGATGACGGGCGCGGAAGCGTTCGGCGTGACGCCCGACATCATGAACTTCGCGAAACAGGTGACGAACGGCGTGCAGCCGCTCGGCGGCGTAGTCGCGACCAAGGAAATCTACGACACGTTCATGGCCGCGGGCGGCCCCGAGTACATGCTCGAATTCCCGCACGGCTACACGTACTCGGCGCATCCGGTCGCCTGCGCGGCCGGTGTCGCGGCGCTCGACCTGCTCGTGAAGGAAGATGCCGTGGCGCGCGTGCGCGAGCTCGCGCCGCATTTCGAGGCGGCCGTGCACGGGCTGAAGGGCCAGCGTCATATCGCCGACATCCGCAACTACGGGCTCGCGGCCGGTCTGACGATCGCCGCGCTGCCGGGCGAACCGGCGCGCCGTCCGTACGAGATCGCGATGCGCTGCTGGGCGAAGGGCTTCTATGTGCGCTACGGCGGCGACACGATCCAGCTCGCGCCGCCGTTCATCGCCGAAAAGCGCGAGATCGACAATCTGATCAACGCGGTGTCCGACGCGCTGAACGAAGTGGACTGAGGCGCGCGCCGCACGATCCCGACCGTTGAATTGAATTCACGAAAGAGTCTGAACGATGAAACACGATAGCAACGTCACTTCCACGCTGGGCCACCTGATCGACGGCAAGCGCGTCGACGGCGGCAGCCGCGTGCAGCCGGTGTTCGACCCGGCGACCGGCGAATCGGACAAGAGCGTCGCGCTCGCCGACAAGGCGACCGTCGAAGCCGCGATCGCGTCCGCGCAGGCGGCGTTCCCCGCATGGCGCAATACGCCGCCGCTGAAACGCGCGCGCGTGATGAGCCGCTTCAAGACGCTGCTCGAGGAGCATGCGGACGAGCTGTGCGCGCTGATCACGGCCGAACACGGCAAGGTGCTCGCCGATGCGATGGGCGAGCTGCAGCGCGGGATCGAGAACGTCGAATACGCGACCTACGTGCCCGAGCTGCTGAAGGGCGAGCACAGCAAGAACGTCGGCCCCGCGATCGATTCGTGGAGCGAGTTCCAGGCGCTCGGCGTCGTCGCGGGCATCACGCCGTTCAACTTCCCGGTCATGGTGCCGCTCTGGATGTGGCCGATGGCCGTCGCCTGCGGCAACACGTTCGTGCTGAAGCCGTCCGAGCGCACGCCGTCGTCGACGCTGCGCATGGCCGAGCTTGCGCTCGAAGCCGGCCTGCCGCCCGGCGTGCTGAACGTCGTGAACGGCGACAAGGAAGCGGTCGACACGATCCTGACCGATCCGCGCGTGAAGGCGGTCAGCTTCGTCGGCTCGACGCCGATCGCCGAATACATCTACTCGACCGGCTGCGCGCACGGCAAGCGCGTGCAGGCGCTCGGCGGCGCGAAGAACTTCGCGGTCGTGATGCCCGACGCGGACATCGACAATGCGGTGAGCGCGCTGATGGGCGCCGCGTACGGGTCGTGCGGCGAGCGCTGCATGGCGATTCCGCTCGTCGTCGCGATCGGCGAGGACACGGGCGATCGCGTCGTCGCGGGGCTGAAGGCCGAAATCGCGAAGATGAAGGTCGGTCCGGGCAACGGCGCAGGCGTCGACATGGGCCCGCTCGTCACGAAGCAGCACTTCGAGAAGGTGACGGGCTTCGTCGAGGCCGGCATCGAGGCCGGCGCGACACTCGTCGTCGACGGCCGCGCGGTGAAGGTCGACGGCCACGAGAACGGCTACTACCTCGGCCCGTGCCTGTTCGACCACGTGAAGCCCGGCATGCCGATCTATCAGCACGAGATCTTCGGGCCCGTGCTCGGCGTGATCCGCCTGAAGTCGCTCGACGAGGCGATGGCGCTGATCGACGCGCACGAGTACGGCAACGGCACCTGCCTGTTCACGCGCGACGGCGAGGCGGCACGCTACTTCAGCGACAACATCCAGATCGGGATGGTCGGCATCAACGTGCCGCTGCCGGTGCCGGTCGCGTATCACTCGTTCGGCGGCTGGAAACGCTCGCTGTTCGGCGATCTGCACGCATACGGCCCGGACGCCGTGCGCTTCTATACGAAGCGCAAGACGATCACGCAGCGCTGGCCGTCGGCCGGCGTGCGCGAGGGCACGGTGTTCAGCTTCCCGTCGAACCGCTGACGTCGACGTCGCGCGCGCATGGCGTCGCGCGGCGCACGCCCGCACGGATCGGCCGATCCGCGCGGGCTTTTTTACGGGCGGCGCCTACGGCGTCACCAGGTGCCACATGTTCTTGAAGTTGTCGCCGTTGCGGTCGCCCTGTTTCATGTCCTTCGAGAAGAAGTACAGCGGCTTGCCCTTGTACGCCCATTGCGGGCTTCCGTCGTCGCGCTTGACGATCGTGTAAGGGCCGACCGGCACGTCGGTCGCGCTGGCCTTGTACGGCGGCCAGAAGGTTTCGCACTGGCCGGTGCAGGCGCTGGTGCCGGCGTTGGGCGTGTCCTTGTCGAACGTGTAGACCGTCATGCCGTTCGCGGCGACGAGCGCGCCGTTTTCGACTTTGGTGATCGAGCCTTGGGCCGACGCCGAGGCCGAGGCGATCGCGAGCAGGGCGGAGCTGACGAGCAGCGCGGCTTTCATGATTCCCTCCTTGTAGTCCGGTGGACGGCCGCGCGTCGCGCGCACGGGCGGCGTGCGCACGGAACGCGCGAATGGTGCCGGAACGCGGCGCCGCGCCCGCCGGTGCGAGCGACACGGGGTCGAGTGGCGGCAAGCGGCGCGCTACTTTCACGATAGGCGGTTTTTTGCGGCGCTGCGAGCACAACCGATTCGCGTCGCGCGGTGCGCCGTGTCAACGCGTTCCGGCCCGGTGCCGTTGTGGAGTGATCCGATTCCGCCGGAGTTCCCGATGCGCAAGTGGCTGATGCTGACGATGCTGGGCTGCGCGTGTGCCGCCGCGAGCGCGCAGACGCTCGTTCATTTCCCGTCGACCGACGGACCGCCCGCGACGATGCTCGACGGCTACCTGTTTCCGGCACCGGGCGCCGGCCGTCATCCGGCGCTCGTGTTCCTGCACGGCTGCGCGGGCATGTTCGCGCGCTCGGGCCGCGTGACGGCGCGCGAACGCGACTGGGCCGCGCGCTTCAACGCAGCGGGCATCACGGTGCTCGAAGTCGACAGCTTCACGCCGCGTCATCACGGCCAGATGTGCTCGCCCGCCAGCTTCGACGCCGCGATCTATAGCGCGCGGCCGTTCGACGCCTATGGTGCGTTGCGGTATCTGCAGTCGCTCGAGACGGTGATGCCCGACCGCATCGGCGTCGTCGGCTGGTCGCAGGGCGGCGGCACGGTACTGAGCGCGATTCGCGCATCGAGCACGGCCCGGCCCGCATCGCTGCCGGACGGCGATTTCCGCGCGGCCGTCGCGTTCTATCCGGCACGCTGCAGCACGAAGGCGCAGGGCGCCGAGTGGCAGAGTACGGTGCCCTTGCTCGTGCTGATCGGCGAACAGGACGTATGGTCGCCGTTTGCCGCGTGCAAGGCGTTGTTCGATTCGGTCGCGCCGGGCACCGATGCGACGTTTCATGCGTATCCGGGCGCGTACCACGATTTCGACTGGCCCGACATGCCCGTGCATATGGTGCCGGCGTTCACGACGCGTGCGGGTGTCGTGCCGATCGAAGGTACCGATCCGGCCGCGCGTGCCGATGCCCAGCAGCGCGTGCTCGAC
The sequence above is a segment of the Burkholderia multivorans ATCC BAA-247 genome. Coding sequences within it:
- a CDS encoding CoA-acylating methylmalonate-semialdehyde dehydrogenase, coding for MKHDSNVTSTLGHLIDGKRVDGGSRVQPVFDPATGESDKSVALADKATVEAAIASAQAAFPAWRNTPPLKRARVMSRFKTLLEEHADELCALITAEHGKVLADAMGELQRGIENVEYATYVPELLKGEHSKNVGPAIDSWSEFQALGVVAGITPFNFPVMVPLWMWPMAVACGNTFVLKPSERTPSSTLRMAELALEAGLPPGVLNVVNGDKEAVDTILTDPRVKAVSFVGSTPIAEYIYSTGCAHGKRVQALGGAKNFAVVMPDADIDNAVSALMGAAYGSCGERCMAIPLVVAIGEDTGDRVVAGLKAEIAKMKVGPGNGAGVDMGPLVTKQHFEKVTGFVEAGIEAGATLVVDGRAVKVDGHENGYYLGPCLFDHVKPGMPIYQHEIFGPVLGVIRLKSLDEAMALIDAHEYGNGTCLFTRDGEAARYFSDNIQIGMVGINVPLPVPVAYHSFGGWKRSLFGDLHAYGPDAVRFYTKRKTITQRWPSAGVREGTVFSFPSNR
- a CDS encoding aspartate aminotransferase family protein, producing the protein MTDTITAPQQEQTPVRTDAAWLDAHWMPFTANRQFKSDPRMIVSGKGAYYTDAEGRKIFDGLSGLWCTGLGHGRGEIVEAVSRQVAQLDYAPAFQFGHPKSFELANRIKELTPAGLDYVFFTGSGSEAADTSLKMARAYWRAKGKGTKTRLIGREKGYHGVNFGGISVGGIGPNRKLFGQGLDADFLPHTQLAENKFSRGMPERGAELADRLLDLIALHDASNIAAVIVEPFAGSAGVIIPPQGYLQRLREICTAHDILLIFDEVITGFGRAGAMTGAEAFGVTPDIMNFAKQVTNGVQPLGGVVATKEIYDTFMAAGGPEYMLEFPHGYTYSAHPVACAAGVAALDLLVKEDAVARVRELAPHFEAAVHGLKGQRHIADIRNYGLAAGLTIAALPGEPARRPYEIAMRCWAKGFYVRYGGDTIQLAPPFIAEKREIDNLINAVSDALNEVD
- a CDS encoding MarR family winged helix-turn-helix transcriptional regulator, which produces MNPRAFPPDTPDTPDPATLAGELRISVGKLMRRMREQTHANDLTSSQKSVLLRLDRDGPATVSALARAESVRPQSMRVTVAALEAIGAVSGAPDPADGRQTLIALTPAFRRTLQANRAAKDDWLLRALQAQLSGQERAELASTVRLLQRLAEFGEPGRR
- a CDS encoding LysR family transcriptional regulator gives rise to the protein MQAKKPKSRALLGQLSDMDLRLLRVFKGVVQCGGMAAAELELNIGISTISRHVKDLETRLGLVLCRRGRAGFTLTPEGQTVYEETLRLLASMEAFRSRIDGIHDRMGGELHVAVFDKTATNPSARLGDAIRQFADEAPDVALNLHVASINEVERGIIDGSYQVGIIPAHRSSGSLVYSELFDERMLLYCGRQHPLFDAPHGKLTWTTIRNHAFAGLGFHSPNMELSHRAKLTRSATASDQESIATLILSGRYLGFLPDHYAESFEKKGLMQPVAPHRFNYLCRFVSLLRRSPRPSRAALLFQSCLEAAHAAPRGEPRGSAS
- a CDS encoding 2,4'-dihydroxyacetophenone dioxygenase family protein, whose protein sequence is MTQPRAPLPTDLPPISCLPDDALPWLPMSDALPGLAIKYLHIDAAQDTLTALLKMPAGRALPRHRHDGQVFVYTLRGAWRYREYDWVAQAGSTVLEPAGSVHTPETLGAPGDDVITLNVMRGDLVLLDDDGRETARENCRVALLRQRRHARSAPDAAAPFVTK
- a CDS encoding dienelactone hydrolase family protein; this encodes MRKWLMLTMLGCACAAASAQTLVHFPSTDGPPATMLDGYLFPAPGAGRHPALVFLHGCAGMFARSGRVTARERDWAARFNAAGITVLEVDSFTPRHHGQMCSPASFDAAIYSARPFDAYGALRYLQSLETVMPDRIGVVGWSQGGGTVLSAIRASSTARPASLPDGDFRAAVAFYPARCSTKAQGAEWQSTVPLLVLIGEQDVWSPFAACKALFDSVAPGTDATFHAYPGAYHDFDWPDMPVHMVPAFTTRAGVVPIEGTDPAARADAQQRVLDYVGAHLLGN
- a CDS encoding MFS transporter, giving the protein MSVPSTGVFRSLRSFNYRVWAAGALVSNVGTWIQRTAQDWLVLTQLTHHDASAVGIVMSLQFGPQLLMLPWTGYAADRFNQRRLLMTTQALMGALALALGVLTVTGVVRLWHVYLFAFLFGCTSAFDAPVRQTFVAELVGDRELANAVALNSTSFNAARMIGPAAAGFIIAWVGTGWAFLTNGISFVAVLASLSLLRTGELRESARAVHSRGSLLEGFRYVWARADLKATLVMLFLIGTFGLNFPLFISTMAAGVFHVDARGYGILSSMMAVGTISGALLAARRDRPRFRHLWAGAALFGVGCTLAALAPGYWLFAAALVLTGIAAMTFTNSTNALMQLSTEPAMRGRVMALRLAVAFGGTPIGAPVAGWVANHLGPRWALGVGAASGFAAAGVALYFLMQLRAQRRSGGVRDDRA